One Prunus dulcis chromosome 7, ALMONDv2, whole genome shotgun sequence DNA segment encodes these proteins:
- the LOC117634380 gene encoding poly [ADP-ribose] polymerase tankyrase-1 produces the protein MAVPGRRNGMEEDDNEDENALFEEEGLEDLDSHTPPHLRAIADASQQGDLDALRLALDNLEGGSIDEPVEDGDTALHLACLYGNLSCVELLLERGANLEATDEDGAIPLHDACAGGYTEIVQLLINGANDAARVKRMLETVDAEGDTPLHHAARGEHADIIRLLLASGASPTKANLYGKIPSDLPELATEARTILEAAAGATACQ, from the exons ATGGCGGTTCCAGGGAGGCGGAATGGTATGGAGGAAGATGACAACGAAGACGAAAACGCTCTGTTCGAAGAAGAGGGCTTGGAGGACCTCGACTCTCACACCCCTCCTCACCTTCGCGCCATCGCTGACGCTTCTCAGCAAGGCGACCTTGACGCCCTTCGCCTCGCTCTTG ATAACTTAGAAGGAGGCAGCATTGATGAACCAGTGGAAGATGGGGACACAGCTCTCCATCTTGCATGTCTCTATGGCAATCTTTCTTGTGTGGAG TTACTGTTGGAGAGAGGTGCAAACTTGGAGGCTACGGATGAAGATGGAGCAATTCCTTTGCATGATGCTTGTGCTGGGG GCTACACTGAAATAGTTCAACTTTTGATTAATGGTGCTAATGACGCTGCCCGTGTAAAGAGAATGCTAGAAACAGTTGATGCCGAAGGCGATACT CCTCTTCATCATGCAGCGAGGGGTGAACATGCTGATATTATAAGATTGTTGCTGGCTTCTGGAGCTTCTCCTACAAAGGCGAACCTATATGGAAAG aTCCCAAGTGATTTACCAGAACTAGCTACAGAAGCTAggacaattttggaagctgcAGCTGGTGCGACGGCATGCCAGTAG
- the LOC117634723 gene encoding zinc finger protein ZAT5-like, with translation MMMMMMMDGADHQDHEEAVMGYKDQSQMMIIKGKRTKRQRLASPLAHASTATASSSSSAGHDHQHQVLVGPTETSPATSADQFTEISTEEEEDMANCLILLAQGNSTPKTQHPILVHNNKASASAGLYVYQCKTCDRCFSSFQALGGHRASHKKPNKANMNSTQDNKKALSFVEEAEEYDRFNNTSTTLSLQISNRDYRASSSVATPVNNSKANKVHECSVCGAEFTSGQALGGHMRRHRTFMNTTTTATAAAMSSPQPQSGSKRPRSILQLDLNLPAPEEERLETKFPFGPKKEQVIVFSTSPLVGCHY, from the coding sequence atgatgatgatgatgatgatggacGGTGCAGATCATCAAGATCATGAAGAAGCTGTGATGGGTTATAAGGATCAGAGCCAGATGATGATCATCAAAGGCAAACGCACCAAACGGCAGAGGCTGGCTTCTCCGCTTGCTCATGCCTCAACAGCAACAGCTTCAAGCTCATCTAGTGCAGGTCATGATCATCAACATCAAGTCCTTGTTGGTCCCACAGAAACCTCACCAGCCACCTCAGCTGATCAATTCACAGAGATCAGTacagaagaagaggaggacaTGGCAAACTGTTTGATTCTTTTGGCTCAAGGAAATTCAACCCCAAAAACCCAACACCCCATATTGGTTCACAACAATAAGGCTTCAGCTTCAGCTGGGTTATATGTTTACCAGTGCAAGACATGTGACCGGTGCTTCTCTTCGTTCCAAGCTCTCGGTGGACACAGAGCCAGTCACAAGAAACCCAACAAGGCTAACATGAATAGCACACAGGACAACAAGAAAGCCTTGTCGTTCGTGGAAGAAGCGGAGGAGTATGATCGGTTTAACAACACGAGCACCACCCTTTCGTTACAAATATCGAATCGGGATTACAGGGCATCGAGCAGTGTTGCTACTCCTGTTAATAACAGCAAAGCCAATAAGGTTCATGAGTGTTCAGTTTGTGGTGCTGAGTTCACATCTGGTCAAGCTTTAGGGGGTCATATGAGGAGGCACAGAACATTTATgaacacaacaacaacagcgaCAGCAGCAGCTATGAGTTCTCCGCAGCCACAATCAGGATCAAAGAGACCAAGAAGTATTTTGCAGTTGGATCTTAATCTTCCTGCACCAGAAGAAGAACGCCTTGAAACCAAGTTTCCCTTTGGCCCCAAGAAGGAACAAGTCATTGTCTTCTCTACCTCTCCTTTGGTGGGTTGCCATTACTAA
- the LOC117633859 gene encoding aquaporin TIP1-1 — protein sequence MPIRNIAVGRPEEAYHPDALRAGLAEFISTLIFVFAGEGSGMAFAKLTHGAATTPAGLVAAALAHGFGLFVGVAVSANISGGHVNPAVTFGAFVGGNISLLRGILYWIAQLLGSTVACGLLKFATNYQTTSAFALSEGVGVWNAFVFEIVMTFGLVYTVYATAIDPKRGSVGTIAPIAIGFIVGANILAGGAFDGASMNPAVSFGPALVSWNWHNHWIYWAGPLIGGGLAGLIYEFVFIGNSSHEPLPTADY from the exons ATGCCGATCCGGAACATTGCCGTTGGCCGACCCGAGGAGGCGTACCACCCGGACGCCTTGAGGGCGGGTCTCGCCGAGTTCATCTCCACGCTGATCTTCGTCTTCGCCGGCGAGGGCTCCGGCATGGCCTTCGCCAAGCTCACCCACGGGGCCGCGACCACGCCAGCAGGCCTCGTCGCCGCCGCTCTAGCCCACGGATTCGGCCTCTTCGTCGGCGTCGCCGTCAGTGCCAACATCTCCGGCGGACACGTCAACCCCGCCGTCACTTTCGGCGCCTTCGTCGGCGGCAATATCTCCCTCCTCCGCGGCATCCTCTATTGGATCGCCCAGCTCCTCGGGTCCACCGTCGCCTGCGGTCTCCTCAAGTTCGCAACCAACTACCAG ACTACCTCCGCATTTGCTCTCTCCGAGGGGGTTGGGGTATGGAACGCGTTCGTTTTCGAGATCGTGATGACGTTTGGGTTGGTGTACACGGTGTACGCCACAGCCATTGACCCGAAGAGAGGCAGCGTGGGAACAATCGCGCCGATCGCGATCGGTTTCATAGTTGGCGCGAACATTTTGGCGGGTGGGGCTTTCGATGGAGCATCCATGAACCCGGCCGTTTCATTCGGGCCGGCTTTGGTGAGCTGGAACTGGCACAACCACTGGATCTACTGGGCCGGGCCTTTGATCGGCGGTGGGCTTGCTGGGCTTATTTACGAGTTCGTCTTCATCGGCAACTCTAGCCACGAGCCACTCCCGACTGCTgattactaa